A portion of the Chondrinema litorale genome contains these proteins:
- a CDS encoding patatin-like phospholipase family protein produces the protein MTIPQLLKKVLNIKTKPQPIALVLSSGGARGFAHIGVINELLKNNFEITSIAGTSMGSIIAGIYAAGKLDEFTEWACSVNRMGLFKLVDFTFSTRGFIRGDRVLNEIKKIVGDLNIEDLNIPYVAVATDIHSQKEVIFREGCLFEAMRASMAIPTIFTPSELNGRELIDGGILNPVPVDLIDRHEGDFLVVVNVNANVSDESDIIVQAFPSEKGNGVSKNGKTTKPKRQYGFFDLLTSSFDLTQDKLTDMILEKHKPDILINVSRNVCSTFDFHRGAEIIEVGKEAFKNRIIY, from the coding sequence ATGACCATTCCTCAACTTCTAAAAAAAGTTCTTAATATAAAAACTAAACCACAACCCATAGCTCTGGTACTTTCTAGTGGTGGAGCAAGGGGCTTCGCACATATTGGAGTAATCAACGAGCTTCTAAAAAATAACTTTGAGATTACCTCCATAGCAGGTACATCTATGGGTTCTATTATAGCTGGTATCTACGCCGCAGGTAAGTTAGATGAATTTACCGAATGGGCTTGTAGTGTTAATCGAATGGGTTTGTTTAAACTCGTAGATTTTACTTTTTCTACCAGAGGATTTATAAGAGGTGATCGCGTATTAAACGAAATTAAAAAAATTGTTGGCGATCTCAATATTGAAGACCTCAATATACCTTATGTAGCAGTAGCCACTGATATACACAGCCAAAAAGAAGTGATATTCAGAGAAGGATGCTTGTTTGAAGCTATGCGTGCGTCTATGGCAATCCCTACTATTTTCACTCCTTCTGAGTTAAACGGCAGAGAGTTGATCGATGGAGGGATATTGAACCCAGTTCCTGTTGATTTGATTGATAGACATGAAGGAGACTTTCTAGTTGTAGTAAATGTAAATGCCAATGTGTCTGACGAAAGTGACATCATTGTACAAGCTTTTCCATCTGAAAAAGGGAATGGAGTATCAAAAAATGGAAAAACCACAAAACCCAAAAGGCAATATGGTTTCTTTGATTTGCTGACCAGTTCTTTTGATCTAACTCAAGACAAACTAACCGATATGATTCTGGAGAAGCATAAGCCAGATATTTTGATTAATGTTTCTAGAAATGTTTGCAGTACGTTCGATTTCCACAGAGGTGCAGAAATAATTGAAGTAGGAAAAGAAGCTTTTAAGAATAGAATAATTTATTGA
- a CDS encoding biotin/lipoyl-containing protein has protein sequence MLKIFFKNDKAFELTKDATGNYTINNENKKFDISEISEEQFHIIADNKSFSAEILEHNPVEKTFTVKVNGKITTLKVKSEMDLLLEKMGINNMAVQAIKDIKAPMPGKILSIACNVGDELKKGDKVLILEAMKMENILKSPGDGKVKAIKVETGENVEKNQILILFE, from the coding sequence ATGCTAAAAATATTTTTTAAAAATGATAAAGCATTTGAACTAACCAAAGATGCTACTGGTAACTATACCATAAACAACGAAAACAAGAAATTCGATATCAGCGAAATTTCCGAAGAACAATTCCATATAATCGCTGATAATAAAAGCTTCTCCGCCGAAATTCTCGAACACAATCCTGTTGAAAAAACATTTACAGTAAAAGTTAATGGCAAAATAACCACACTTAAAGTTAAAAGTGAGATGGATTTGTTGTTAGAAAAAATGGGAATTAATAACATGGCAGTTCAGGCTATTAAAGATATTAAAGCTCCTATGCCAGGAAAAATATTAAGTATTGCATGTAATGTGGGAGATGAATTGAAAAAAGGAGATAAAGTCTTAATTTTGGAGGCTATGAAGATGGAAAACATACTAAAATCTCCGGGAGATGGTAAAGTGAAAGCTATTAAAGTTGAAACTGGAGAAAATGTTGAAAAAAATCAAATTTTGATCTTATTTGAATGA
- a CDS encoding M20/M25/M40 family metallo-hydrolase: MKLQQSLWLLLLTLFSLPISAQKITKKEKKILQSIEANNEEAIEFLKKVVNINSGTLNAAGVKEVGMEFKAAYDAIKFKTTWIDMPAEMNRAGHLFAETSGSKGKKILLIGHLDTVFEKDSPFQKFEMVNDSIAHAPGGNDMKGGDVIMLYALKALYENGLLDDAQIIAAYTGDEESSGKPLSISRKDLIEAAKRSDIALGFENSSGFSYATVARRGASGWMVEVEGKRAHSSAIFRDEVGAGAIFEMSRILSEFYTNVRGEEYLTFNPGVLLGGTFVDFDENTSKGNAFGKSNVVAQTAMVRGGLRFISEEQKESARAKMREVVKNNLPHTSAKISFTDSYPAMEPTEGNQKLLEQLSQVSIDLGYGKVEGFDPGKRGAADVSFVAEYVDCLDGLGTMGEHAHTPQETVNLNTVEALTKRTAILIYRLLNQ, translated from the coding sequence AAGAAAGAAAAAAAGATATTGCAATCTATTGAAGCAAACAATGAGGAAGCTATTGAGTTTTTAAAGAAAGTGGTGAATATTAATAGTGGAACTCTCAATGCTGCTGGTGTAAAAGAAGTAGGCATGGAGTTTAAAGCAGCATATGATGCTATTAAATTTAAAACTACCTGGATTGACATGCCCGCAGAGATGAATAGAGCAGGGCATTTATTTGCAGAAACTTCAGGAAGTAAAGGGAAGAAAATATTACTTATCGGTCACCTTGATACGGTATTTGAAAAAGACAGTCCTTTCCAAAAATTTGAAATGGTAAACGACAGTATCGCTCATGCACCGGGTGGTAATGACATGAAGGGTGGAGATGTAATTATGCTATATGCACTTAAAGCATTATATGAAAACGGGTTATTAGACGATGCTCAGATTATAGCTGCCTATACAGGTGATGAAGAAAGTTCAGGAAAGCCATTATCAATTAGTAGAAAAGATCTAATTGAGGCTGCAAAGCGAAGTGATATAGCTTTAGGTTTTGAAAACTCTTCTGGTTTTAGCTATGCTACAGTTGCTAGAAGAGGAGCTTCTGGATGGATGGTAGAAGTTGAAGGTAAGCGTGCACACTCTTCTGCAATATTTAGAGATGAAGTTGGTGCAGGAGCTATCTTTGAAATGTCTCGTATTTTAAGTGAGTTTTACACCAATGTAAGAGGAGAGGAGTATCTTACTTTTAACCCTGGAGTATTGTTAGGTGGAACATTCGTAGATTTTGACGAGAACACTAGTAAAGGAAATGCTTTTGGTAAATCGAATGTAGTAGCTCAAACTGCTATGGTAAGAGGTGGTTTAAGATTTATTTCAGAAGAGCAAAAAGAGTCTGCACGTGCAAAAATGCGTGAAGTAGTAAAAAATAACTTGCCTCATACTTCAGCTAAAATTTCTTTTACAGATAGCTACCCAGCAATGGAACCTACAGAAGGAAACCAGAAGCTTCTTGAGCAACTTAGCCAAGTTAGTATAGATTTAGGTTATGGTAAAGTAGAAGGGTTCGATCCGGGTAAAAGAGGTGCTGCCGATGTTTCTTTTGTGGCTGAGTATGTAGATTGTTTAGATGGATTAGGAACAATGGGAGAGCATGCACATACTCCACAAGAAACGGTTAATTTAAACACAGTAGAAGCACTTACAAAAAGAACTGCTATATTGATCTATCGTTTGCTAAATCAATGA
- a CDS encoding ribonuclease HII, which yields MILQAYLEKGKIEAGLDEAGRGSLAGPVVAAAVILPEEFDLPGLRDSKKLSYRQRNKLRELIKEQAIAWAVGEASPKEIDQINISQATFLAMHRALKKIKQPAIDHLLVDGLYFKAYKKIPHHCIVKGDSKMAAIASASILAKTHRDDKMIKLAKKFTEYGWDHNVGYPTLEHRSAIERFGVTDWHRRSFKMLADK from the coding sequence ATGATATTACAGGCGTATTTGGAGAAAGGAAAAATTGAAGCAGGATTAGACGAAGCAGGAAGAGGAAGTCTTGCCGGACCAGTAGTAGCTGCAGCAGTAATTTTACCAGAAGAGTTTGACTTACCGGGTCTTAGAGACTCAAAAAAACTCTCTTACAGACAAAGAAATAAACTTAGAGAATTAATTAAAGAACAAGCCATAGCTTGGGCCGTTGGAGAAGCGTCTCCAAAAGAGATTGATCAAATAAATATTTCTCAGGCTACTTTTCTAGCTATGCATAGAGCTTTAAAAAAAATTAAACAACCAGCAATCGATCACTTATTAGTCGATGGGTTGTACTTTAAAGCTTATAAAAAGATACCTCATCACTGTATTGTAAAAGGAGATTCTAAGATGGCAGCAATTGCTTCTGCTTCGATTTTAGCTAAAACTCACAGAGATGATAAGATGATAAAACTGGCCAAAAAATTTACTGAATACGGCTGGGATCATAATGTAGGTTACCCCACTTTAGAACATAGAAGCGCGATTGAACGTTTTGGAGTTACAGACTGGCACAGAAGATCTTTTAAGATGCTGGCAGATAAATGA